One Betta splendens chromosome 8, fBetSpl5.4, whole genome shotgun sequence DNA segment encodes these proteins:
- the fahd1 gene encoding acylpyruvase FAHD1, mitochondrial — translation MTARNISQFWEWGRKIICVGRNYADHAKELKNAVPTEPVLFLKPPSAYVREGSPILMPAYTSELHHEVELGVVIGKGGTAISQSAAMGHVAGYALCLDMTARDIQDECKSKGLPWTLAKAFNTSCPVSEFIPRERIPDPGNVKLWLKVNDQLRQSGSTCQMIFSVPYLISYISDVITLEEGDVILTGTPKGVSAVQEHDELQAGIEDVVTMSFRVERRDQL, via the coding sequence ATGACAGCACGAAATATATCACAGTTTTGGGAATGGGGGAGGAAGATTATTTGTGTTGGGAGGAACTACGCGGATCACGCCAAGGAGCTGAAGAATGCAGTTCCCACAGAACCCGTGCTGTTTCTGAAGCCTCCTTCCGCCTATGTGAGGGAGGGCTCCCCGATCCTGATGCCCGCGTACACCAGCGAACTGCACcatgaggtggagctggggGTGGTGATCGGGAAGGGGGGCACGGCCATCTCGCAGTCCGCCGCCATGGGCCACGTCGCGGGCTACGCGCTGTGCTTGGACATGACCGCCCGGGACATCCAGGACGAGTGCAAGTCCAAGGGTTTGCCCTGGACCCTCGCCAAAGCTTTCAACACCTCCTGCCCGGTCAGTGAGTTCATCCCCAGAGAGCGCATCCCTGACCCCGGCAACGTCAAACTCTGGCTGAAGGTCAACGACCAGCTGAGGCAGAGCGGCTCCACGTGTCAGATGATTTTCTCCGTCCCCTATCTTATCAGCTACATCAGTGACGTCATCAccctggaggagggggacgtcATCCTGACGGGGACCCCCAAAGGAGTCTCGGCCGTGCAGGAGCACGATGAGCTGCAGGCTGGGATAGAAGACGTAGTCACCATGAGTTTCAGAGTGGAAAGACGAGACCAGCTGTGA